The proteins below are encoded in one region of Aquisphaera giovannonii:
- a CDS encoding protein kinase domain-containing protein — translation MSPDCPPDERLARMLDSLLEAPEARAVEAHVASCADCQRRLEAMTAPESGGGEPTAWSEMTAPPPAGETVDSPSAEVRARAEAGAKARARGDEGWPDPEGYRIERVLGRGGMGVVYLATQLRANRLVALKMVIAGRGRPEDLIRFRFEAESLARLHHPNIVQVFDVGECEGQPFFTMEYVPGGTLAAALAEHPRPPREAAALAEALARAVHAAHQAGVVHRDLKPANILLSGDPAATPGASPPRPGTGSGAGTGQPALKITDFGLAKATGGDSDLTGTGQILGTPSYMAPEQATGQGSVGVPADVYALGAILYEALAGRPPFRGASPWETMMQAVHEAAPPPSRWQPGIPRDLEVICLKCLAKDPAARYPSADALAEDLRRYLAGESILARPAGLPRLAWLWCRRHPGYAALLGLLLASVAAGAAGVAVQWRRAEAHLADSRRRLDLAMRAVERYYTGVSRDVLLKQAELASLRSTLLTTPLEFYRSLREELKAGSDPESLAQLGDVLSNLGKLNADVGREEDALAAYREAVDVARDRLRRDPGSAAAAKALVKARIGVAEIDARASRLREARDGFEEALALAGRLAARDPGDLVSVDDQATCLHFLGDVAADEKQLDRAEEDYLRSLDIRERLVRDRPDEVEYLDHLGGLEANLAILYADYGRLDDARKWFVKSLDDRRRLSAKQPDDPEALRKLSSCLNNLGSFSQNTDRLADAPPYYEEAREIQGRLVRDYPTTALYQEDLAITHQNLSTLEASLGHGDVALREDAEGVRILRRLAADHPDSITYATRLIRGQADLGRDYLGRKDYARAEAELIDAVAYAGRVVAAHPESSEARSRLAYARAALASVYHVTGRTRAAEGAYREAVAGFRQLAEGADATSDEANQAATCGLDLATLLVALGRFEEAEAVAGRIVPASDRPETPDAPSLPGDAVLASSGHRTLGDAALGRSAAEPDPARARTLASRALDEYTRASSRADAAHLAEPSDDGARHALADARAGTARALEALGRFPEAIAAWDLALKDAPDDSTRALVVGRAATLCLAGRSPEALDSVKSLSIPESDSEDLVRLARVYCLASPPDAPSALASLLRAATSTTRGDGLILSRLLRDRAFDPLRASPEFRAIALDLGFPADPFGP, via the coding sequence ATGAGCCCCGACTGCCCCCCCGACGAACGACTCGCCCGGATGCTCGACAGCCTCCTGGAGGCCCCGGAGGCCCGGGCCGTGGAGGCCCACGTCGCCTCCTGCGCCGACTGCCAGCGGCGGCTCGAGGCGATGACGGCCCCGGAGTCCGGCGGGGGCGAGCCGACGGCATGGTCCGAGATGACGGCCCCCCCGCCCGCGGGCGAGACCGTGGACTCGCCGTCGGCCGAGGTGCGGGCCCGGGCCGAGGCGGGGGCGAAGGCGCGGGCCCGCGGCGACGAGGGCTGGCCCGACCCCGAAGGATACCGGATCGAGCGCGTGCTCGGCCGCGGCGGGATGGGGGTCGTCTACCTCGCCACCCAGCTCCGCGCCAACCGGCTCGTGGCCCTGAAGATGGTGATCGCCGGCCGCGGCCGGCCGGAGGACCTGATCCGGTTCCGGTTCGAGGCGGAGAGCCTCGCCCGGCTGCACCACCCGAACATCGTGCAGGTGTTCGACGTCGGCGAGTGCGAGGGGCAGCCCTTCTTCACGATGGAGTACGTCCCCGGCGGCACCCTGGCCGCCGCGCTCGCCGAGCACCCGCGCCCCCCGCGCGAGGCGGCCGCGCTCGCCGAGGCCCTGGCGCGGGCGGTCCACGCCGCCCACCAGGCCGGCGTCGTCCACCGCGACCTCAAGCCGGCGAACATCCTCCTCTCCGGGGACCCCGCCGCGACGCCCGGCGCCTCGCCCCCGCGGCCCGGGACGGGCTCGGGGGCCGGCACCGGGCAGCCGGCCCTGAAGATCACGGACTTCGGCCTCGCCAAGGCGACCGGCGGCGACAGCGACCTGACCGGCACCGGGCAGATCCTGGGCACGCCCAGCTACATGGCCCCGGAGCAGGCCACCGGGCAGGGCTCCGTCGGCGTCCCGGCCGACGTCTACGCCCTCGGCGCGATCCTCTACGAGGCCCTCGCGGGGCGGCCCCCGTTCCGCGGCGCCTCGCCGTGGGAGACCATGATGCAGGCCGTCCACGAGGCGGCCCCGCCCCCCTCGCGGTGGCAGCCCGGCATCCCCCGCGACCTCGAGGTGATCTGCCTGAAGTGCCTCGCCAAGGACCCCGCCGCGCGCTACCCCAGCGCCGACGCCCTGGCCGAGGACCTCCGCCGCTACCTCGCCGGCGAGTCGATCCTCGCCCGCCCCGCCGGGCTCCCCCGGCTCGCCTGGCTCTGGTGCCGCAGGCACCCGGGCTACGCGGCGCTCCTGGGCCTGCTCCTGGCGTCGGTGGCCGCGGGGGCCGCCGGGGTGGCTGTGCAGTGGCGGCGGGCGGAGGCCCACCTCGCCGATTCCCGCCGCCGCCTCGACCTCGCGATGCGCGCCGTCGAGCGGTACTACACCGGCGTCAGCCGCGACGTCCTCCTGAAGCAGGCGGAGCTCGCCTCCCTCCGCTCGACGCTCCTGACGACCCCCCTGGAGTTCTACCGGTCGCTCCGGGAGGAGCTGAAGGCGGGCTCCGACCCGGAGTCCCTCGCGCAGCTCGGCGACGTCCTCTCCAACCTCGGCAAGCTCAACGCCGACGTGGGCCGCGAGGAGGACGCGCTGGCGGCCTATCGCGAGGCCGTCGACGTCGCCCGCGACCGGCTCCGCCGCGACCCGGGCTCCGCGGCGGCCGCGAAGGCGCTCGTCAAGGCCCGGATCGGGGTCGCCGAGATCGACGCCCGGGCCTCCCGCCTCCGCGAGGCCCGCGACGGGTTCGAGGAGGCCCTCGCCCTGGCCGGCCGCCTCGCCGCCCGCGACCCCGGCGACCTCGTCTCGGTCGACGACCAGGCCACCTGCCTCCACTTCCTGGGCGACGTCGCCGCCGACGAGAAGCAGCTCGACCGCGCCGAGGAGGACTACCTCCGCTCCCTCGACATCCGCGAGCGGCTGGTGCGCGACCGCCCCGACGAGGTCGAATACCTCGACCACCTCGGCGGCCTCGAGGCCAACCTCGCGATCCTCTACGCCGACTACGGGCGGCTCGACGACGCGCGCAAGTGGTTCGTCAAGTCGCTCGACGACCGCCGCAGGCTCTCGGCGAAGCAGCCCGACGACCCCGAGGCGCTCCGCAAGCTGAGCTCCTGCCTGAACAACCTCGGCAGCTTCTCCCAGAACACCGACCGCCTGGCCGACGCCCCGCCCTATTACGAGGAGGCCCGGGAGATCCAGGGGCGGCTCGTCCGCGATTATCCGACGACCGCCCTCTACCAGGAGGACCTCGCCATCACGCATCAGAACCTCTCCACCCTCGAGGCGAGCCTCGGGCACGGGGATGTGGCCCTCCGCGAGGACGCCGAGGGCGTCCGCATCCTGCGCCGGCTGGCGGCCGACCACCCGGACTCCATCACCTACGCCACCCGCCTGATCCGGGGCCAGGCCGACCTCGGGCGGGATTACCTCGGGCGGAAGGACTACGCCCGGGCCGAGGCCGAGCTCATCGACGCCGTCGCCTACGCCGGGCGCGTCGTCGCGGCCCATCCCGAGTCGTCCGAGGCCCGCTCCCGGCTCGCCTATGCCCGCGCCGCCCTCGCCAGCGTGTATCACGTCACCGGCCGCACGCGGGCCGCCGAGGGCGCCTATCGCGAGGCCGTCGCCGGCTTCCGCCAGCTCGCCGAGGGCGCCGACGCCACCTCCGACGAGGCCAACCAGGCGGCCACCTGCGGCCTGGACCTCGCCACGCTCCTCGTCGCGCTCGGGCGGTTCGAGGAGGCCGAGGCCGTCGCCGGCCGCATCGTCCCCGCGTCCGATCGCCCGGAAACGCCCGACGCGCCCAGCCTCCCCGGCGACGCCGTCCTGGCCTCCTCCGGCCACCGCACCCTCGGCGACGCCGCCCTGGGGCGGTCCGCCGCCGAGCCCGACCCCGCCCGCGCCCGCACGCTCGCCTCGCGGGCCCTCGACGAGTATACCCGCGCCTCATCCCGCGCCGACGCCGCCCACCTCGCCGAGCCGTCCGACGACGGCGCCCGCCACGCCCTGGCCGACGCCCGCGCCGGGACGGCCCGAGCCCTGGAGGCCCTGGGGCGATTCCCCGAGGCGATCGCCGCCTGGGACCTCGCCCTCAAGGACGCCCCGGACGACTCGACCCGGGCCCTCGTTGTCGGCCGCGCCGCGACGCTCTGCCTCGCCGGGCGATCCCCCGAGGCGCTCGACTCGGTGAAGTCGCTCTCGATCCCCGAGTCGGACTCCGAGGACCTCGTCCGGCTCGCTCGCGTGTATTGCCTCGCCTCCCCGCCCGACGCCCCTTCGGCCCTCGCCTCGCTGCTCCGCGCCGCGACGTCCACCACCCGAGGCGACGGCCTCATCCTCTCCCGCCTGCTCCGCGACCGCGCCTTCGACCCCCTCCGCGCCTCGCCCGAATTCCGGGCCATCGCCCTGGACCTCGGATTCCCCGCCGACCCCTTCGGCCCCTGA
- a CDS encoding RNA polymerase sigma factor yields the protein MNDPRQMRTSASLLGRLRLDHSDPGDWAEFVRRYGPLIRTWCRRWGLQEADADDLAQDVLARLAARMRSFEYDPSKSFRAYVKTLAHFTWCDLIESRKRPGGGSGDSDVHDRLAAVEARDDLQARLADAFDQEVLEEATARVRLRVEPRTWEAFRLTAVEGLSGADAAAKVGMEVATVFKAKSKVQKMLREEIRRIEEG from the coding sequence TTGAACGATCCGAGGCAGATGCGCACCAGCGCCAGCCTGCTGGGGCGGCTGCGGCTGGACCACTCCGACCCCGGCGACTGGGCGGAGTTCGTCCGCCGCTACGGCCCCCTCATCCGCACGTGGTGCCGCCGCTGGGGGCTCCAGGAGGCCGACGCCGACGACCTGGCGCAGGACGTCCTCGCCCGCCTCGCCGCCCGGATGCGGTCGTTCGAGTACGACCCGTCGAAGAGCTTCCGCGCCTACGTGAAGACGTTGGCGCACTTCACCTGGTGCGACCTGATCGAGTCCCGCAAGCGGCCCGGCGGCGGCAGCGGCGATTCCGACGTGCACGACCGGCTGGCCGCCGTCGAGGCGCGCGACGACCTCCAGGCCCGCCTCGCCGACGCCTTCGACCAGGAGGTGCTCGAGGAGGCGACCGCCCGGGTCCGGCTGCGGGTCGAGCCGAGGACCTGGGAGGCCTTCCGCCTGACGGCCGTCGAGGGGCTCTCCGGGGCCGACGCCGCAGCGAAGGTCGGCATGGAGGTCGCCACCGTCTTCAAGGCCAAGAGCAAGGTCCAGAAGATGCTCCGCGAGGAGATCCGCCGGATCGAGGAGGGGTAG
- a CDS encoding RNA polymerase sigma factor: protein MLRYLEALHGTGTLAGLTDQQLLERFLEADRAADGPGGEAAFEAILERHGPLVWRVCRSLLADDHDAEDAFQATFLILVREVHSLRLRATLGAWLHTVARRTALGARAAAARRRAAERAAEARRLEAGTAGYAGPGVALEEDELDAMVHSEVEKLPGSFRAVIVLCDLEGLSYLEAARRLELPLGTVQSRLARARRRLHRGLAGRGLAPPSPPGPCEPPRVAMPAAAALRGLPGPLARRTCQIALSVASNPAGSRLVVADSVRALIEGGSRRMSPFTPGGVVLAGMSGLVLCAAMARPHPGPGQPPREPSPGKAAPASAPAEGRTPERRPIEPPTPRKLKATAGRGGVLTYALGEDGARLPVRRDAPDGLVREEVRDLRWVVVTGIIDHRRVQDGFRKGGDATPPVAADAYRRGDLERQVLREDGTWSPWEPIDLEAKLQVLDNLPEVGEERVPGRLRVDALIDPLPFLKTGAWKGVDAEALAPPRDPQAPARAATPDGRRLPTGDIAGEDREHPSGVTAQGEGMMGGPMAHAYGGMMGGNAAMSGMMRGMMGGPMGRPPQPDPEPPVLMLRQFDFAVEPGRTYRYRARVVLNDGRRRADRPGAWSEPTEPVATPPE from the coding sequence GTGCTGCGCTATCTCGAGGCACTCCATGGGACGGGAACGCTGGCGGGCCTGACCGACCAGCAACTCCTCGAGCGGTTCCTGGAAGCCGACCGGGCGGCTGACGGCCCCGGCGGCGAGGCGGCGTTCGAGGCCATCCTGGAGCGTCACGGCCCCCTGGTCTGGCGGGTCTGCCGGTCGCTGTTGGCGGATGACCACGACGCCGAGGACGCGTTCCAGGCGACCTTCCTGATCCTGGTCCGCGAGGTCCACTCCCTCCGGCTCCGGGCGACGCTCGGCGCCTGGCTCCATACCGTCGCCCGCCGGACGGCCCTGGGCGCGCGGGCCGCGGCGGCGAGGCGTCGGGCCGCCGAGCGGGCCGCCGAGGCGCGGCGCCTGGAGGCCGGGACGGCGGGATACGCCGGCCCCGGCGTCGCGCTGGAGGAGGACGAGCTCGACGCGATGGTCCATTCCGAGGTCGAGAAGCTGCCCGGCTCCTTCCGCGCGGTGATCGTGCTCTGCGACCTCGAAGGCCTGAGCTATCTCGAGGCCGCACGCCGCCTCGAGCTCCCGCTCGGAACCGTCCAGAGCCGCCTGGCCCGGGCGCGACGGCGGCTGCATCGCGGGCTGGCCGGGCGCGGGTTGGCCCCGCCGTCCCCGCCGGGGCCGTGCGAGCCTCCTCGCGTCGCGATGCCCGCCGCGGCGGCCCTGCGGGGCCTCCCGGGTCCGCTCGCGAGGCGCACCTGCCAGATCGCCCTGTCGGTCGCATCCAATCCGGCCGGCTCGCGGCTCGTCGTCGCGGATTCGGTCCGGGCCCTGATCGAAGGAGGGTCGCGACGCATGTCCCCTTTCACGCCGGGCGGAGTCGTGCTCGCCGGGATGTCCGGATTGGTCCTCTGCGCCGCCATGGCCCGCCCGCACCCCGGGCCCGGCCAGCCGCCTCGGGAACCGTCCCCGGGGAAGGCGGCACCGGCGTCGGCCCCCGCCGAGGGCCGGACTCCGGAGCGGCGGCCCATCGAGCCGCCAACTCCTCGCAAGCTGAAGGCCACGGCCGGCCGCGGAGGAGTCCTGACGTATGCACTCGGGGAGGATGGCGCCCGGCTACCCGTCCGACGCGACGCCCCCGACGGTTTGGTCCGGGAAGAGGTGCGCGACCTCCGGTGGGTCGTGGTCACCGGCATCATCGACCACCGACGCGTCCAGGACGGCTTCCGCAAGGGCGGCGACGCCACCCCGCCCGTCGCGGCGGACGCGTACCGGCGAGGCGACCTGGAACGACAGGTCCTCCGCGAGGACGGCACCTGGTCGCCCTGGGAGCCGATCGACCTGGAGGCGAAGCTGCAAGTCCTCGACAACCTGCCCGAGGTGGGTGAAGAACGGGTCCCCGGACGGCTCCGCGTCGATGCCCTGATCGATCCCCTCCCCTTTCTGAAGACGGGCGCCTGGAAGGGAGTGGATGCCGAGGCCTTGGCTCCGCCACGCGACCCGCAGGCGCCGGCCCGAGCGGCCACGCCGGACGGCCGGCGTCTGCCGACCGGCGACATCGCCGGCGAAGATAGGGAACACCCTTCCGGCGTCACGGCGCAGGGCGAGGGGATGATGGGCGGCCCCATGGCCCACGCGTACGGCGGCATGATGGGCGGCAACGCGGCGATGTCCGGCATGATGCGCGGGATGATGGGCGGTCCCATGGGGCGCCCGCCCCAGCCCGATCCGGAGCCGCCGGTGCTCATGCTCCGGCAATTCGACTTCGCCGTCGAGCCCGGCCGGACTTATCGGTACCGGGCGAGGGTCGTCCTCAATGACGGCCGCCGCAGGGCCGACAGGCCGGGAGCCTGGAGCGAGCCGACCGAGCCGGTTGCGACCCCTCCGGAGTGA
- a CDS encoding SMI1/KNR4 family protein, which yields MTSPKGESGRTPATVAASWRRIEAWIGSHLPIQRLTLRPGISKKDLAKYEAILGRTLPDDVRESWLIHDGQRWIDDQAEHPDFNIDDADNRRVQGLVFGGKLLPLLDDRKSLAGRSSSREWREWARRMDEDPSLVAEIGEGCASFPGGAIQHLYSSRGWIPLVEVLSSVRIGVDLMPGPEGTVGQVINFGRDAQDRYVLAVSWAHFLEDLADELDAGNFALIDDGERAFGMARPVRGAIDLNFRAWAEAKREGRLLE from the coding sequence ATGACGAGCCCGAAGGGCGAGAGCGGGAGGACGCCGGCGACGGTCGCCGCGTCGTGGCGGCGGATCGAGGCGTGGATCGGCTCACACCTGCCGATCCAGCGGCTCACGCTCCGGCCCGGCATCTCGAAGAAGGACCTCGCGAAGTATGAGGCGATCCTCGGACGGACGCTCCCCGACGACGTGCGCGAGTCGTGGCTCATCCACGACGGCCAGCGCTGGATCGATGACCAGGCCGAGCACCCCGACTTCAACATCGACGACGCCGACAACCGTCGCGTCCAGGGCCTGGTCTTCGGTGGCAAGCTCCTGCCTCTGCTCGACGACCGCAAGAGTCTGGCCGGACGATCCTCCTCCCGGGAATGGCGAGAGTGGGCCAGGCGGATGGACGAGGACCCGAGCCTTGTCGCGGAGATCGGCGAGGGCTGCGCGTCGTTCCCCGGGGGGGCGATCCAGCATCTCTACTCGAGCCGGGGCTGGATCCCTCTGGTCGAGGTGCTCTCCTCCGTCCGCATCGGCGTGGACCTGATGCCCGGCCCCGAGGGCACGGTCGGCCAGGTCATCAACTTCGGCCGCGACGCCCAGGACAGGTACGTCCTGGCGGTCAGCTGGGCGCACTTCCTGGAGGACCTGGCAGACGAACTGGATGCGGGGAATTTCGCCCTGATCGACGACGGCGAGCGGGCGTTCGGGATGGCCCGTCCGGTCCGAGGCGCGATCGACCTAAATTTCCGGGCGTGGGCGGAGGCCAAACGCGAGGGGCGGCTGCTCGAATGA
- a CDS encoding PEP-CTERM sorting domain-containing protein, giving the protein MMSNRFAGTFAALIACVALAPEAGAGNITIISTPTGPGGTGTAVIDATTPSAADVSLEFTAVAPISITLTVDGPGGYLVHTNAGTGGILNDTGVPWTSLLWEVSGPAGTGANIAGFDNPQYFANADIKPGYILLDQGTVPPGAQYNFDLGFTTTQAGTITLTFIPNGTAPVPEPASLVLLGLAAAIVPLACRRRSRARDDR; this is encoded by the coding sequence ATGATGTCGAATCGATTCGCCGGAACGTTCGCAGCCCTGATCGCGTGCGTCGCGCTGGCCCCCGAGGCCGGGGCGGGCAATATCACCATCATCAGCACCCCGACCGGCCCCGGGGGGACGGGCACCGCGGTGATCGACGCCACGACGCCCTCCGCGGCCGACGTGAGCCTGGAATTCACCGCCGTGGCCCCGATCTCGATCACCCTCACCGTGGACGGCCCCGGGGGGTATCTCGTCCACACGAACGCCGGCACCGGCGGGATCCTCAACGACACGGGCGTCCCCTGGACGAGCCTGCTCTGGGAGGTCTCCGGCCCCGCGGGCACGGGGGCGAACATCGCGGGGTTCGACAACCCGCAATATTTCGCGAACGCGGACATCAAGCCCGGCTACATCCTGCTGGACCAGGGGACGGTACCCCCGGGCGCGCAGTACAACTTCGACCTGGGATTCACCACCACCCAGGCGGGCACGATCACGCTGACCTTCATCCCCAACGGGACCGCGCCGGTGCCCGAGCCCGCCAGCCTCGTCCTGCTGGGCCTGGCGGCCGCCATCGTCCCGCTGGCCTGCCGCCGGCGTTCGCGGGCTCGCGACGATCGCTGA
- a CDS encoding GDSL-type esterase/lipase family protein, which translates to MRHGTRWRYGLLVAILAVPAVPAAAAADGPRLRVLLLGDSTTIGSVCRQVEPKGPHLEDVIRSLLAAEPDLPPAEVVNQGRDGELIHGLLSSGRYDREIVPLGLFDYIFIRYGLNDVARREAFEANFPGDYAELIGRLRRNFPGAAIVPMTIIPYMTPERDEAVNWLIRRVAEAEHLPLLDVYSRYAAELKRGPDMLNYRRYPLEEIPERHRAWVAPFVRDGKVVVMDNRLDAHFRDLPGWFADRHPNPAGYHVLGDETAKFLARSIRAKKAAAATAPPTSGGPAGLAATGLEFLDTGFENASPLWYEAAPDGAILVHLLYDHERSSPNRAAGHIHFRIVAKPSTALTLEFRNLDNVWNGRPASIADELKVVVVSPDGKAWKPVPLERLPGDRVRLAVTMPGPSLYVARAEPYRLSDLEGWLASIAKNPLVEVTPVGRTAEGRGLEVVRVGRPDAPHRVFLRARAHPWEPGGNWVIQGLVERLLRGDDEATRYLERYCVYALPMANKDGVARGRTRFNLRGKDLNRDWDRPADPDLAPENHALEAWLEAMIRRGQKPHLALELHNDGGGLLHISRPPVPGLERHVARMKTLESLLRKHTWFTEGSTSESFHNAGTLGEGWLLRYGIDAAVHELNVNRIAGLDDYPSAAHWMLYGGQLPRVISEYFDVVKP; encoded by the coding sequence ATGCGACACGGGACACGCTGGCGATACGGGCTCCTCGTCGCGATCCTGGCCGTGCCGGCCGTCCCCGCGGCCGCGGCCGCGGATGGGCCGAGGCTGAGGGTCCTCCTGCTGGGCGACAGCACCACCATCGGGAGCGTCTGCCGGCAGGTCGAGCCGAAGGGGCCGCACCTCGAGGACGTCATCCGGTCGCTGCTGGCGGCGGAGCCGGACCTGCCCCCGGCCGAGGTCGTGAACCAGGGGCGGGACGGCGAGCTCATCCACGGGCTCCTGTCCTCCGGCCGGTACGACAGGGAAATCGTCCCGCTCGGGTTGTTTGATTACATCTTCATCCGCTACGGCCTGAACGACGTCGCCCGGCGGGAGGCCTTCGAGGCCAACTTCCCCGGGGACTATGCCGAGCTCATAGGCCGGCTCCGCCGGAATTTCCCGGGGGCGGCGATCGTCCCGATGACGATCATCCCGTACATGACCCCCGAGCGCGACGAGGCGGTCAACTGGCTCATCCGCAGGGTCGCGGAGGCAGAGCACCTGCCGCTGCTCGACGTCTACTCGCGGTACGCGGCCGAGCTGAAGCGCGGGCCGGACATGCTCAATTACCGCCGCTACCCGCTGGAGGAGATCCCCGAGCGGCATCGCGCGTGGGTCGCGCCGTTCGTCCGCGACGGCAAGGTCGTGGTCATGGACAACCGCCTCGACGCCCACTTCCGCGACCTCCCCGGCTGGTTCGCCGACCGCCACCCCAACCCGGCCGGATACCACGTCCTCGGCGACGAGACGGCGAAGTTCCTCGCGCGATCGATCCGGGCGAAGAAGGCTGCGGCAGCCACGGCTCCGCCCACGTCCGGCGGACCGGCGGGGCTCGCGGCGACGGGGCTGGAGTTCCTCGACACGGGCTTCGAGAACGCCTCGCCGCTCTGGTATGAGGCCGCGCCCGACGGGGCCATCCTCGTCCACTTGCTCTACGACCACGAGCGGTCCTCGCCCAACCGGGCGGCCGGCCACATCCATTTCCGGATCGTCGCCAAGCCGAGCACCGCGCTGACGCTCGAGTTCCGGAACCTGGACAACGTTTGGAACGGCCGGCCGGCGTCGATCGCGGACGAGTTGAAGGTCGTGGTGGTCTCGCCGGACGGTAAGGCCTGGAAGCCGGTCCCGCTGGAGCGGCTCCCCGGCGACCGCGTGCGGCTGGCCGTCACGATGCCCGGGCCCTCCTTGTACGTGGCCCGCGCGGAGCCCTATCGCCTGTCCGACCTGGAGGGATGGCTCGCGTCGATCGCGAAGAACCCGCTCGTGGAGGTCACGCCGGTCGGCCGCACGGCGGAGGGCCGCGGGCTGGAGGTCGTCCGCGTGGGCCGCCCCGACGCGCCGCACCGGGTCTTCCTCCGGGCGCGGGCCCATCCCTGGGAGCCCGGCGGCAACTGGGTCATCCAGGGGCTCGTCGAACGGCTGCTCCGGGGCGACGACGAGGCGACGCGGTACCTCGAGCGGTACTGCGTCTACGCCCTGCCGATGGCCAACAAGGACGGCGTCGCGCGGGGGCGGACGCGGTTCAACCTCCGGGGCAAGGACCTGAACCGCGACTGGGACCGCCCCGCCGACCCCGACCTCGCGCCGGAGAATCACGCCCTGGAGGCCTGGCTGGAGGCGATGATCCGCCGGGGGCAGAAGCCCCACCTGGCGCTCGAGCTGCACAACGACGGCGGCGGCCTGCTGCACATCAGCCGCCCGCCCGTCCCGGGGCTGGAGCGTCACGTCGCCCGCATGAAGACGCTGGAGTCCCTGCTCCGCAAGCACACCTGGTTCACCGAAGGGAGCACGTCCGAGTCCTTCCACAACGCCGGGACCCTCGGCGAGGGCTGGCTCCTGCGTTACGGCATCGACGCCGCCGTCCACGAGCTGAACGTCAACCGGATCGCCGGGCTGGACGATTACCCCTCGGCCGCCCACTGGATGCTCTACGGCGGCCAACTGCCCCGGGTCATCTCCGAATACTTCGACGTGGTCAAGCCCTGA
- a CDS encoding SagB/ThcOx family dehydrogenase, with the protein MLLTTLITRPLAVALLLAARPASMAQDAPAPKVELPAPARGGGMPLMQALEGRRSTRGFADRALPAEVLSNLLWAADGVNRPATGGRTAPSSYAKYPVDVYVVLPRGLYRYDPPGHRLVAVAGGDHRAEAGTEPHERVAPLNLVYVADLGRVGETPAPASREDWLSWSAIEAGCIAQNVNLYCASEGLGAVVRVSVPQGEFRKAAGLRADQVILLGQSVGHPASR; encoded by the coding sequence ATGTTGCTCACGACCCTAATCACGCGCCCGCTCGCGGTGGCCCTGCTGCTGGCCGCCCGGCCTGCTTCAATGGCCCAGGATGCCCCGGCCCCGAAGGTCGAGCTCCCCGCCCCGGCACGCGGCGGCGGGATGCCGCTCATGCAGGCCCTCGAAGGGCGTCGGTCGACCCGGGGCTTCGCCGATCGGGCGCTCCCGGCGGAGGTGCTGTCCAACCTGCTCTGGGCGGCCGACGGGGTGAACCGGCCAGCGACGGGCGGTCGGACCGCGCCCTCGTCGTACGCGAAGTACCCGGTGGACGTGTACGTCGTGCTGCCGCGGGGGCTGTACCGCTACGACCCGCCCGGGCACCGGCTCGTCGCCGTCGCCGGGGGCGACCATCGGGCGGAGGCGGGCACGGAACCGCACGAGCGAGTGGCGCCGCTGAACCTCGTCTACGTCGCGGACCTCGGCCGCGTGGGCGAGACCCCGGCCCCGGCGAGCCGCGAGGACTGGCTCTCGTGGTCCGCGATCGAGGCCGGCTGCATCGCGCAGAACGTGAACCTCTACTGCGCGTCGGAGGGCCTCGGCGCCGTCGTCCGCGTCTCCGTGCCGCAGGGCGAGTTCCGCAAGGCGGCCGGCCTGCGGGCCGACCAGGTGATCCTCCTCGGCCAGAGCGTCGGGCATCCGGCGTCGAGGTGA